The window TGCCCGACGAGATCGTCGACCGGTTCTGCCTCATCGGCCCGGTCGAGAAGCACATCGAGAAGCTGAACGCACTGCGTGAGCTGGGCGTCGACCAGTTCGCCGTCTACGACATGCACGACGCCCAGGAAGCCGTCATCGACGCGTACGGGGCGCAGGTCATCCCCGCCCTCAACGGCTGAACTCCCCTCTGAGAACTCCCCCTTCCCGCCGTCCCGGGGAGGGGGCCCAGGGCGCTTTTCCCTCAGCGCACCCCCCATCGGCGCCACCCGCACGGCCTTTCCCGTCCCACCGTCCCTGATTGGCCTGCCCATGACCGACACCGCTCCCACGGCGATACCGCCGTCCTCCCAAGTCACCCTGGCCGACGGCCGGGTGGAGCTCGCCCCGGGGTCCCCGCCGCCCAGCGGTCCGTACGCCAACGACGACCTGCTCCCGGTCCCGGTGGAGAAGCGGACCTGGACCACGTACAACTTCTCCGCCTTGTGGGTCGGCATGGCCCACAACACCGCCTCCTGGACCCTTGCCTCCGGTCTGATCGCTGTCGGCATGGACTGGAAGCAGGCGGTGCTGACCATCGCGCTGGCCAATGTGATCGTGCTGGTGCCGATGCTGCTCACCGGGCACGCCGGGCCCAAGTACGGCATCCCCTTCCCGGTGTTCGCGCGGGCCTCCTTCGGTATCCGCGGCGCCAACCTGCCCGCCGTCGTACGGGCGTTGGTGGCGTGCGGCTGGTTCGGGATCCAGACCTGGATCGGCGGTGAGGCGATCTTCTTCCTGGCCGGGAAGCTGATCGGCGACGGCTGGGCGGACGCCGGGAAGATCGGCGGGTACGCCTGGACCATGTGGCTGTCGTTCGCGATCTTCTGGGCGATCCAGGTCGCGATCATCTACCGGGGCATGGAGACGATCCGCCGGTTCGAGAACTGGGCGGCGCCCTTCGTGCTGGTCGGCGCCTTCGTGATGCTGTGGTGGATGAGCGACAAGGCCGGCGGCTTCGGCCCGCTGCTGGACCAGCCCTCCAAGCTGGGCTGGGGCGAGGACTTCTGGAAGCTGTTCTGGCCGTCCCTCATGGGCATGATCGGCTTCTGGTCCACGCTCTCGCTGAACATCCCGGACTTCACCCGGTACGGAAAGAGCCAGAAGGCCCAGACCTGGGGCCAGGCACTCGGCCTGCCGACGACCATGACGCTGTTCGCGTTCCTGTCGGTGATGGTCACCTCCGGCTCGGCGGCGGTGTACGGCGAACCGATCTGGGATCCGGTGCAGTTGGCCGCCAAGACCGACAACGTGGTCGGACTGCTCTTCGCCCTGGTGACCGTGCTGGTGGCGACCCTGTCGGTGAACATCGCCGCCAACCTGGTCTCCCCGGCCTTCGACTTCTCCAACATCGCGCCCCGGAAGATCAGTTTCCGTACCGGCGCCCTCGCGACCTGCGTCCTCGGGGTGCTGATCTTCCCCTGGAAGCTGTACTCCGACCCGCAGGGCTACATCTTCACCTGGCTGGGACTGGTCGGCGGTCTGCTCGGCACGGTCGCCGGCATCCTCATCGCCGACTACTGGATCCTGCGCCGTGGCCGGCTGGATCTGACCGACCTGTATCGCACGGGCGGCCGTTACTGGTACGAGGGCGGCTGGAACTGGCGGGCCGTCGTGGCCTTCCTGGCCGGTGGCGTCCTGGCCATCGGCGGCGCGAACTTCGATCCGCTGATCGACGGCACGCCCATCCCGGCGCTGTCGTCGCTCGCCGATTACGGCTGGGCGGTCGGGCTCGGTACCTCGATGGTGCTGTACCTGGCGCTGATGCTGCCGCGCAAGCGAAACGTCTGAGGCACCCGCGGGAGGACGGTCAGGCCTTCTGGCCGTCCTCCAGCGCCGCCACCGCCTCCTTGGCGGCCTTGATGGCGCCCTTGTTGATCTCGTCCGAGCTCGGCGCCTGCTTCGACTCGAAGTCGCTGCCGTTGTACGTGACAACGACCAGCGCGTTGGAGACCCGGGCCACCACGACGCCCTCACGCGTCTCCTGCTTGTCCTCGGTGGTCAGGTTCACCACCGAATAGCCCGCGTCACCGAGGCCCGGTACATCCCCTCCGCCGCTTTTGTCCTCGACGCGTTCGTCGAACGACTTCTGCGCCGCCTCGTCCGATTCCTTGATCTCGAAAGAGACGTCGAGCCAGCGGTAGTCGTACCCCTTGAGGGCGTTCCAGGAGCAGGTGCGGCGCAGTTTGCTGTCCGTCGACGGGATCTCCTTGCCGGCGGCCTTGGCGCCCGGAACAAGCGATGTGACCGTTTTTCCGGCGATGCTTCCGCAGGGTGCGGGGGCGTTGGAGTACGTCTTCGACGCGGCCGAGGTCGAGGGTGCCGAGGCGGACTTGTTCTCCGTCTTCTCCTGCGCCTGGGGCTCGGCGTCCGGCGCCGCGGCGAACGGGCCGGACGTCAGCGCCCAGCCCGCTACGGCGAGCACCACGACGGGGGACAGGCGGGCGGTGAGGGCGATCGGGAGGGGGAAGGAACGCACGGCGCACTTTTCGTGGGGGACGGTGCGGAGGGAGTCCGCACTGCGGACGGGACGGCAGTTTCGCACGACTCCCTGTGGGGCGGAAGTGTCAACTCGCTCCGTGTGTGTGCGGTGACTGAGGTCCACCGCCCATGGGTTGTATGCCCTGTTATGTCCGCGCGATGGACCGGCTCATCGCGGACTCGATCCGGTCGACCGCCGTGAACGCCCCGTACGCCACAAGGTGCACCAGACAGTGGTCGGTGTGCTCAGGACGCCGCCAGGCCGCCACGTCCTCGTCCGTGATCCGGTACGGCGCGAGGGCCGCCAGCAGCGCAAGACGCGCCCCCGGCCGCTCCCGACGGTCCGGGAACCCCTCGAGCCCGAGCCCCGGGTGCCGCCCGTCCCAGTGCCACAGCTTCTCCAGTACGACGGCCTGGTCCTCGGCGTCGAGCAGATCGGCGCCCGCCATGGCCGCCCGGAGCAGCGCCGCGTACGCGGGTCCTACGGCGGTGTCGCCCGCCCACGCGGGTGCCTCGCCGGGGTCGGTCCGGTCGAGCAGTGTCAGCGCCTCCC of the Streptomyces sp. NBC_00287 genome contains:
- a CDS encoding NCS1 family nucleobase:cation symporter-1, with protein sequence MTDTAPTAIPPSSQVTLADGRVELAPGSPPPSGPYANDDLLPVPVEKRTWTTYNFSALWVGMAHNTASWTLASGLIAVGMDWKQAVLTIALANVIVLVPMLLTGHAGPKYGIPFPVFARASFGIRGANLPAVVRALVACGWFGIQTWIGGEAIFFLAGKLIGDGWADAGKIGGYAWTMWLSFAIFWAIQVAIIYRGMETIRRFENWAAPFVLVGAFVMLWWMSDKAGGFGPLLDQPSKLGWGEDFWKLFWPSLMGMIGFWSTLSLNIPDFTRYGKSQKAQTWGQALGLPTTMTLFAFLSVMVTSGSAAVYGEPIWDPVQLAAKTDNVVGLLFALVTVLVATLSVNIAANLVSPAFDFSNIAPRKISFRTGALATCVLGVLIFPWKLYSDPQGYIFTWLGLVGGLLGTVAGILIADYWILRRGRLDLTDLYRTGGRYWYEGGWNWRAVVAFLAGGVLAIGGANFDPLIDGTPIPALSSLADYGWAVGLGTSMVLYLALMLPRKRNV